Proteins encoded within one genomic window of Eublepharis macularius isolate TG4126 chromosome 10, MPM_Emac_v1.0, whole genome shotgun sequence:
- the LOC129336691 gene encoding 40S ribosomal protein S27-like yields the protein MDVKCPGCYKITTVFSHTQMVVLCVGCSTVLYQPTGGKARLTEGRSFRQKQL from the coding sequence ATGGATGTGAAATGTCCAGGTTGCTACAAAATCACCACAGTGTTCAGTCACACTCAGATGGTGGTTCTCTGTGTCGGCTGCTCAACTGTTCTGTACCAGCCCACTGGAGGAAAGGCCAGGTTGACAGAAGGACGCTCCTTCAGGCAAAAGCAGCTCTAA